In Musa acuminata AAA Group cultivar baxijiao chromosome BXJ2-8, Cavendish_Baxijiao_AAA, whole genome shotgun sequence, one genomic interval encodes:
- the LOC103994518 gene encoding uncharacterized protein LOC103994518, translated as MGFVSFAGRVFFASVFLLAAYQEFSEFGVDGGPAAKSLWPKYNLFMKHVSSHLGIVVPNVEMKHVIASTIFLKGFGGLLFIFSSSFGAYLLLLYLAFITPVVYGFYNYDIEKPEFVQLFSKFAQNLALFGALRFFLGMKNSIPRRQPKKVPKSKKKLN; from the exons ATGGGATTCGTGTCCTTCGCTGGGAGAGTCTTCTTCGCCTCCGTCTTCCTCCTCGCGGCCTACCAGGA GTTTAGTGAATTTGGAGTTGATGGTGGACCAGCAGCAAAGTCTCTCTGGCCAAAGTACAACCTATTCATGAAACATGTCTCTTCACATCTTGGCATTGTGGTGCCAAATGTTGAA ATGAAACATGTTATTGCAAGCACCATATTTCTGAAAGGTTTTGGTGGCCTCTTGTTCATCTTCAGCAGCTCTTTTGGAGCATATCTTCTG CTTCTGTACCTAGCTTTCATCACACCAGTTGTGTACGGCTTCTACAATTATGATATAGAGAAGCCAGAATTTGTGCAGCTTTTCAGCAAATTCGCTCAG AATCTGGCACTTTTTGGCGCACTACGCTTCTTTCTTGGCATGAAGAATTCAATTCCAAGACGGCAGCCTAAAAAGGTTCCCAAGTCAAAAAAGAAATTAAACTGA
- the LOC135618156 gene encoding WAT1-related protein At2g39510-like has protein sequence MAQVGGACRSFKPHLLMTMAQIGYTILYFITEASFNQGLNPHVYITYRHIVGALVMWPFAYFLERKLRPKLTWKLFLEICALSFLGVSLTLNMYFASLKYTSPTFVASMVNTIAAMTFVIAVLLRMEHLYLRSPRGVAKTVGTIVSLAGVTTMTLYKGPTMKNFWGPLIQIHGNAIHESWLKGSILTITSCITWSMWYIMQAITLKRYPAQLSLTTWMSFIGAAQSAIFTAFVEHKPAAWKIGLDVKLWSILYAGVVCSGLIIYIQLWCTEAKGPVFVTMFNPLSTIMVALLAYFVFGERLFLGSIIGGIVVIIGLYSVLWGKERDQEKETMSPEVASFVAPGKEIGGSQDTFKNMCGKADNTKGSEVV, from the exons ATGGCACAAGTCGGAGGGGCATGCAGGAGTTTTAAGCCACACCTTCTGATGACCATGGCACAGATAGGTTACACCATTCTCTACTTCATCACGGAAGCCTCTTTCAACCAGGGATTGAATCCCCATGTCTACATCACTTACAGACATATCGTTGGTGCCTTGGTCATGTGGCCTTTTGCTTACTTCCTCGAGAG AAAATTACGGCCAAAGCTCACATGGAAATTGTTTCTGGAGATATGTGCCCTTTCCTTTCTGGG GGTCAGCCTAACTCTAAACATGTACTTCGCGAGCTTAAAGTACACCTCCCCGACCTTCGTCGCTTCCATGGTCAACACCATTGCTGCCATGACCTTTGTCATCGCCGTTCTACTCAG AATGGAGCATCTTTATCTCCGGAGTCCAAGAGGTGTGGCGAAGACTGTCGGAACCATCGTGTCGTTGGCAGGTGTTACAACCATGACGCTGTACAAAGGGCCAACCATGAAGAACTTCTGGGGACCTCTGATTCAAATCCATGGAAATGCCATCCATGAGAGTTGGCTAAAAGGATCCATTCTTACAATCACAAGctgcatcacatggtccatgtggTATATCATGCAG GCGATCACATTAAAACGATATCCGGCACAACTTTCTCTTACTACGTGGATGAGCTTCATCGGGGCGGCACAATCAGCTATTTTTACAGCATTTGTAGAGCATAAACCAGCAGCGTGGAAGATCGGATTAGATGTCAAACTATGGAGTATCTTGTACGCT GGAGTCGTATGTTCTGGGTTAATAATCTACATACAACTATGGTGCACAGAGGCAAAAGGACCGGTTTTTGTCACCATGTTCAATCCTCTCTCCACGATAATGGTTGCACTTCTAGCGTATTTTGTTTTCGGTGAAAGATTGTTTCTGGGAAG CATCATAGGGGGAATAGTTGTCATCATCGGACTGTACTCGGTGCTCTGGGGCAAAGAAAGAGACCAAGAGAAGGAAACGATGAGTCCTGAAGTGGCCTCTTTTGTGGCTCCTGGAAAAGAAATAGGAGGAAGCCAGGACACGTTCAAGAACATGTGTGGCAAAGCAGACAACACAAAAGGATCTGAAGTGGTCTAA